The Vicinamibacteria bacterium genome contains a region encoding:
- the amrB gene encoding AmmeMemoRadiSam system protein B, whose amino-acid sequence MSELLPRLRPDLDVMPSPLPDAPGVLIRDPMGYTETMLVIAPPWDRLLLFLDGFHTELDAQAALTRFQGGRLVASEDVREFVDTLETAGFLETEGLGAMKRRRHEAFRASPVRVPSHAGTAYPGERAELETFIDAFLADGSPEAGGPTPRAIAAPHVSPGGGRASYRAAYQLDGARDGSELDIVVLGTSHYGEPEHIGVTRKPFRSPLGEVPVAIELVERLLERGGDAVIDEDYSHVPEHSIEFQVVFLQHRLRRPFRIVPILVGAFADSLVTGKRPETLDSNRRCFDALSELAEENPNLFWVLGVDMAHVGRRYGGPMPARAGEGEMVEVADRDRERLAMVCDGDAEGFFDLVSRGGDELNWCGYSPLYAFLHAVAPVLGLEGSLRHYEQWNIDAGSVVTFGAIHFHETE is encoded by the coding sequence TTGAGCGAGCTTCTTCCCAGGCTTCGACCCGACCTCGACGTCATGCCCTCGCCCCTGCCGGATGCGCCCGGTGTTCTCATTCGGGATCCGATGGGCTATACCGAGACCATGCTCGTCATCGCGCCTCCTTGGGATCGCTTGTTGTTGTTTCTCGACGGCTTTCACACCGAGCTCGATGCCCAGGCCGCGTTGACCCGGTTTCAGGGTGGCCGGCTCGTGGCGAGCGAAGACGTGCGCGAGTTCGTCGACACCTTGGAGACGGCGGGATTTCTCGAGACCGAGGGGCTCGGGGCGATGAAGAGACGCCGTCACGAGGCGTTTCGCGCGTCGCCGGTCCGAGTCCCGTCCCACGCCGGAACCGCTTATCCGGGGGAGAGAGCCGAGCTCGAGACCTTCATCGATGCTTTCCTCGCTGACGGAAGTCCCGAAGCGGGCGGTCCCACCCCCCGCGCGATTGCCGCACCTCACGTCTCGCCGGGCGGAGGAAGAGCGTCCTACCGCGCTGCCTATCAGCTCGACGGGGCTCGCGATGGAAGCGAGCTCGACATCGTCGTCCTGGGCACGTCGCACTACGGTGAGCCGGAGCATATCGGGGTGACGCGCAAGCCTTTTCGCTCTCCCCTCGGGGAAGTCCCGGTTGCGATCGAGCTCGTCGAACGCCTCCTCGAGCGCGGCGGTGACGCCGTCATCGATGAAGACTATAGCCACGTCCCGGAGCACTCCATCGAGTTTCAAGTCGTTTTTCTGCAGCACCGGCTGCGGCGACCGTTTCGCATCGTCCCCATCCTCGTCGGTGCCTTCGCAGACAGTTTGGTAACGGGAAAACGGCCCGAGACGCTCGACTCGAACCGCCGTTGCTTCGACGCCCTCTCCGAGCTGGCGGAGGAGAACCCGAATCTCTTCTGGGTCCTCGGAGTGGACATGGCGCACGTCGGTCGCCGCTACGGGGGGCCGATGCCGGCGCGTGCCGGTGAGGGCGAGATGGTCGAAGTCGCCGACAGAGATCGAGAGAGGCTCGCGATGGTATGCGATGGCGACGCCGAGGGCTTTTTCGATCTCGTGAGCCGCGGGGGTGACGAGCTGAACTGGTGCGGTTATTCGCCGCTCTACGCGTTTCTCCACGCCGTGGCGCCGGTGCTCGGACTCGAGGGCTCGCTACGCCACTACGAGCAGTGGAACATCGACGCCGGCTCCGTGGTGACGTTCGGCGCCATCCACTTCCACGAGACCGAATAG
- the hemG gene encoding protoporphyrinogen oxidase, whose protein sequence is MNCDVVIAGGGIAGLTAAYELSRRGVDCLVVEKENRIGGLIFTKVRDDFVMDCGPDAFLASKPHAKALCDELGLSEELVGTNPDEKNVYVLHRGKLHPLPEGMRLTAPTRIAPLLFSSLFSFGGKLRLLVEPFVPRRGEAEESIASFVSRRFGREALERVGEPLLAGIHCGDPEKLSMDFLFPRLVALEKDYGSVTRGMLRTSKPEGSTFLSLQRGMGRLVERLGDALPSDGFRLGTGVSALRSESGGFVTALESGESIRSRTVLLALPLSAAARLVEVVSTGLSRSLARIPLASTAVVFHGFRKADVDHPLDGYGFVVPSGEENRLLAATFVTTKFPHRAAKDHVLLRTFLGGTRDPDVLRLEDSEIAELSLGELRQAIGRIGDPLFSHVVRWDLRTPQIQIGHGAILSSRDRELAARPGLYVLANGLDGVGIPDSIASARECALRIATGR, encoded by the coding sequence GTGAACTGCGACGTCGTCATCGCCGGGGGCGGCATCGCGGGTCTCACCGCGGCCTACGAGCTTTCGAGACGCGGTGTCGATTGCCTCGTCGTCGAGAAGGAAAACCGGATCGGCGGGCTCATCTTCACCAAAGTCCGGGACGACTTCGTGATGGACTGCGGCCCCGACGCCTTTCTCGCATCGAAGCCGCATGCGAAGGCCCTGTGCGACGAGCTCGGTCTGTCCGAAGAGCTCGTCGGAACGAACCCCGACGAGAAGAACGTCTACGTGCTCCATCGCGGCAAGCTTCATCCTCTTCCCGAGGGCATGCGCCTCACGGCGCCGACCCGCATCGCCCCTCTTTTGTTCTCGAGCCTCTTCTCCTTCGGTGGGAAACTTCGCCTGCTGGTGGAACCTTTCGTGCCCCGGCGCGGAGAGGCCGAAGAGTCCATTGCATCGTTCGTCTCTCGGCGCTTCGGCCGCGAGGCGCTCGAGCGTGTGGGCGAGCCATTGCTTGCCGGCATCCACTGCGGGGACCCGGAGAAGCTTTCGATGGATTTCCTCTTTCCTCGATTGGTCGCCCTCGAGAAGGACTACGGAAGCGTGACGCGGGGGATGCTGAGGACGTCGAAGCCCGAGGGGTCTACCTTTCTCTCGCTTCAGCGCGGGATGGGCCGGCTCGTGGAACGACTCGGCGATGCTTTGCCGTCCGATGGGTTTCGGCTCGGGACTGGAGTGAGCGCGCTTCGGTCGGAGTCGGGAGGCTTCGTGACCGCTCTCGAGTCCGGTGAGTCGATTCGCTCTCGTACGGTGCTGCTTGCGCTCCCTCTATCCGCGGCGGCTCGGCTGGTCGAAGTCGTCTCGACGGGGTTGTCCCGATCCCTCGCCCGCATCCCATTGGCTTCGACGGCGGTCGTCTTTCACGGTTTTCGAAAGGCCGACGTCGATCATCCACTCGACGGTTATGGATTCGTCGTCCCTTCCGGTGAGGAGAACCGCTTGCTCGCCGCCACCTTCGTCACCACGAAGTTCCCCCACCGTGCCGCGAAAGATCACGTGCTGTTGAGAACTTTTCTCGGGGGCACTCGGGATCCCGATGTCCTGAGGCTCGAAGACTCCGAGATTGCCGAGCTCTCTCTCGGCGAGCTGAGGCAGGCAATCGGTCGAATCGGGGATCCTCTGTTCTCGCACGTCGTCCGGTGGGATCTGCGGACCCCGCAGATCCAGATCGGCCATGGCGCCATCCTGTCGTCGCGGGATCGAGAGCTGGCCGCTCGGCCCGGTCTTTACGTTCTGGCGAACGGACTCGACGGCGTGGGCATTCCCGACTCGATCGCAAGCGCCCGAGAATGCGCTCTCAGAATCGCGACCGGTCGGTGA